From a region of the Nothobranchius furzeri strain GRZ-AD chromosome 12, NfurGRZ-RIMD1, whole genome shotgun sequence genome:
- the LOC139062042 gene encoding uncharacterized protein produces MLGSAHEVQRFHRDADETKEWIEEKNQALNTDNYGHDLASVQALQREHEGFERDLAALGDKVRFLIGTRTRVVSGDTFFMVLVTPPQPFLISNQRGAFLFKVDGGHNLTPEDCLSFGFLSTSLDTDLYSRIWIFNTRTLSPASITHLSSHPVPHPPGRPASLHLCSLSCASPGSLPLPPPANPYTHHNAELLLQFQPQTYLCTLSSSL; encoded by the exons caaagagtggatcgaggagaagaaccaggccctgaacacagacaactacggccacgacctggccagcgttcaggctctgcagcgtgaacatgaaggctttgagcgtgacctggcagctctgggtgataaggtccgcttcctgattggtaccaggacccgggttgtctctggagacacgttcttcatggttctggtgactccaccccagccgttcctgatcagcaatcagcggggtgctttcctatttaaggtggatggaggacacaatttgacgccagaagattgccttagttttg gattcctgtcgacctcattggatactgacctctactccaggatttggatattcaacacacggaccttatcaccagcctccataacccacctctcatctcacccagtgccccatccaccaggacgccccgcttctctccacctctgctccctctcctgcgcttcccccggctctctacctctccctcctccagccaacccatacacccaccaca atgctgagctgttgttgcagttccaaccacagacttatctgtgcaccttaagttcctccttataa